The following coding sequences lie in one Verrucomicrobiota bacterium genomic window:
- a CDS encoding HDOD domain-containing protein, whose product MRKEQVNYLQVSDPSRQWVADRLTTLLNDESIVPSFPDVAIRLCSLVQNDSTTMADFAKVIMLDTALAARCLQVASSIGFAARQIDSIDQALMLIGIQQVRRIALAVATVGAFSEFKAKVD is encoded by the coding sequence ATGAGAAAAGAGCAAGTGAATTATCTGCAAGTGAGCGATCCGTCCAGGCAATGGGTGGCTGACCGCTTGACGACGTTGTTGAATGACGAGTCGATCGTGCCGTCGTTCCCGGACGTAGCCATCCGGCTCTGTTCCCTGGTGCAGAACGACAGCACCACCATGGCCGACTTTGCGAAAGTCATCATGCTGGACACGGCACTGGCAGCGCGCTGCCTTCAGGTGGCCAGTTCGATTGGGTTCGCCGCCCGGCAAATCGACAGCATCGATCAGGCGCTCATGCTCATCGGCATCCAGCAGGTCCGCCGCATCGCGCTGGCGGTGGCGACCGTCGGAGCTTTTTCAGAGTTCAAGGCCAAAGTGGATTAG
- a CDS encoding HDOD domain-containing protein, with the protein MHNVLVARLTDRVACIFRPTNGMEYLAGLMHDVGKLFIEHYFPKEFEQILAGALAKQCNHAAMEREILGLDHTQIGAALCERMHAHNHILRSVWFHHDPLHVDHAADPLGDGGFLAVCVGIGDRLANSNPASQEDLGHASELIEHSPEWIFLQNIYLPHKLELDLPREIKKAEEELTMFMA; encoded by the coding sequence CTGCACAATGTCTTGGTCGCGCGGCTGACGGACCGGGTGGCCTGCATTTTCCGGCCGACCAACGGCATGGAATATTTGGCCGGGTTGATGCACGACGTGGGGAAGCTTTTTATCGAGCATTATTTCCCCAAGGAGTTTGAACAAATCCTGGCTGGCGCGCTCGCCAAACAGTGCAATCATGCGGCGATGGAACGGGAGATTCTCGGCCTGGATCACACGCAGATCGGCGCGGCCTTGTGCGAACGCATGCACGCCCACAACCACATCCTGCGTTCGGTCTGGTTCCATCATGACCCTTTGCATGTTGACCACGCCGCCGATCCGCTCGGCGACGGCGGATTCCTGGCCGTTTGCGTCGGCATCGGCGACCGCCTGGCCAACAGCAATCCGGCCTCGCAGGAAGACCTGGGTCACGCCTCCGAACTGATCGAACACTCCCCCGAATGGATCTTTCTCCAAAACATCTACCTGCCTCACAAACTTGAACTCGATCTGCCGCGTGAGATCAAGAAAGCCGAGGAAGAACTGACGATGTTCATGGCGTAA
- a CDS encoding SDR family oxidoreductase yields MNKIDLQGKNAVVTGAARGIGFAIVQRLLASGARCSLWDVDREALNLAVSSLDGLGEFDLQVVDITRPAAVGAAAESTVRRFGSIDILVNNAGIAGVSKTLWECTPEEWFQVLNLDLYAVYLCCHAIVPKMLEKKYGRIVNIASIAGKEGNPNASHYSAAKAGVIGLTKSLGKELAQSGVLVNSVTPAVIETDILKQVSKEHIAYMVSRIPMGRTGLKEEVAALVAWLCSAECSFSTGAVFDISGGRATY; encoded by the coding sequence ATGAATAAGATCGATTTGCAGGGAAAGAATGCGGTAGTCACCGGCGCCGCCCGGGGCATCGGTTTCGCCATCGTTCAACGGCTGCTGGCCTCCGGCGCCCGGTGCAGTCTTTGGGACGTTGACCGGGAAGCCTTGAACTTGGCGGTCAGTTCACTGGATGGCCTGGGCGAATTTGACCTGCAGGTTGTGGACATCACGCGGCCCGCGGCCGTGGGAGCGGCGGCTGAAAGCACGGTTCGCCGCTTCGGATCGATCGATATTCTGGTCAACAACGCCGGGATCGCGGGCGTCTCCAAAACGCTGTGGGAATGCACGCCCGAAGAATGGTTCCAGGTTCTTAACCTGGACCTTTACGCCGTTTACCTTTGCTGCCACGCGATCGTCCCGAAGATGCTGGAGAAGAAATACGGACGCATCGTCAACATCGCCTCCATCGCCGGCAAAGAGGGCAACCCGAACGCCTCCCATTACAGCGCCGCCAAGGCCGGCGTGATCGGCCTGACGAAATCGCTCGGCAAGGAACTGGCGCAAAGCGGCGTGCTCGTGAATTCCGTCACCCCGGCGGTCATTGAGACGGACATCCTCAAACAGGTATCCAAGGAACACATCGCTTACATGGTGTCGCGCATTCCGATGGGCCGGACGGGGCTCAAGGAAGAAGTCGCGGCGCTGGTCGCGTGGCTGTGTTCTGCGGAGTGTTCCTTCAGCACCGGCGCGGTGTTTGATATTTCCGGCGGACGGGCGACTTACTGA